GAAATCCGCACAGCCAaagcttcctcctcctcctcctcctcctcctcctcagccgCCTCTGCCATCCAAACCTGATCATGCTGAtccaaaaaggaagagagattagAAGGGAAAAGATGTAGTAGATGTTGGAAGGTCTCGTCCTGCTCATGAAGACAAGACCCAAAGAGCTGCAAAGCAGTAAAGGACTAGCCATACATTGCAGAGAGGTGTGGAGAGGGGGGATAATCAGCCTTCAGAGCCTCAGGCTCGGCCTTCAACACCCATGCTAAATGGTGAACCCTTGAGAGATGATGCATCACTCAGGGATTTCAATGGGGGTATTGGATGCCATGTTGCCTCAGCTTTAGAGGGGGCTCTATTACTCCTGAACGATATGGCCGAGCTGAGGAACATCAGGAAGAATGAGGTTTTTCTTAACCTCAAAAGATATTTGGGCATGGTATGAtgctatcctttttttttttttgttatttgttatgtTACTAACCCTTTTCTTTTAAGCTGTCCAAGACACTTTCAAGGTTGAGGAGATAACCAACTCTTGCTATCAGCAATTGGACGACGAGAGGAAGAGGCATGTAGCAGCTGTGCAATCATTCAACATTGCTGATCAAAGCAATGCAGATTTAAGGAAAAAGCTGACTGAGGAGGAGAAGGCTAGGAGGAGTGCTGACTCGGCTCTGGAGAGCGCTGAGAGACAGGCTGAGGACTAGAGGTAGCGCCTTGGTGAGGCCAATGACCAGCTAGCTTCTTCCAAGGAGCAAATATCAGCCCTTAGGAAGAAACTAGAAGAAGCCCAGAAGCTCAAGGatcaggctgaaaaattgaaagCTGAAGCCGAGAAGGCAAATATAAAGGCTGAGAAGGCTAGGGACGAGGTTGAACAATATGGTTAAGACATTGGCGTAGCTGAGATCGAGGATACCCTTCGGGCAGAGGTCCCTGCCGTATGTCGAACCTATTGTGCTCAGACTTGGGAGGAAGCTCTCAACAGAGCTGGAAAACATCTACTTCCCACCAACCATACGAGCCTTGGACCTTTCTACCACTCACGGTGAGGTGGCCTTTACAGTTGTTGACCCAGTCGAGGAAGCACAGCCTCAGGATTCTCTTCCTCCCAATCAGCAGGAGTAGCCAAAGGAACCTGAAGTTTCAAAGGAAACATCCTCGGACAAGGCCACAGAGGTTCCACAAGATGGGGCAGCTTCCCAAGGTTTTGAACAGGCCTTAGCTTTAATTACTATGCCTACCGAGGGAGCCCccaaagagaaggagaaaacgATTCCTACTAAAGCGGATAAACCAACTAACAAGACCTCCAAGGACAAGCTTCAGATAAAATTGAAACATTGAATATTGATTTTGTAATGTAATTACGATTTCTGTAATGGAATTTGTTTTTTCCAAGACATGTTTTAATGAATATGCATTTTTACTTTCTCAAAATTGTAtaagttgttatttattttatctttattttacttgttttattgtttatattgtatttctctttttaagtaattttcattttgactgtCCTTTGTTTGAACATAATCATATGCCAAGAAAGTGCAAAGTTGCTTAcacaagagaaaaacaaagtttacacttatttttaattggtaatCAGAGTGGATTGTAACCATTGAATCCGTAGTAATATTAAGACATATTTTGAATCTACCAATTCTAACAAGTTTAACTTCAAGAAAATGTTCTaatgtttgataaaataaagCTAAGTCCATGGCCCCCCAGAATactttaagtgatgctcatggGCTTACTGCGGTCTACATCTTTATTAGGTGATAACAAACCTTGTGCTCCGAAAAAAGGGATCAGGGGTTTATTTCCTTTAAATGCTTAAGTTCATGTTGAACTAGCATTCTAGTAGGTACCATAGTGCATTAATTTCTattaagtctgtggtccgaggaatttgacatgacttagtttctgtttaatacttcaatagatgtcaaaggatattaatttccactaagtctgtggtccgaggaacctgacatgacttagtttctgtttaatacttcaataaatGTCAAAggatattaatttccactaagtctgtggCCCGAAGAACCTGACATGACTTATTTtcagtggcgactccaggaattttgcccagggtgttcctatttcactttgaaaaaatttcgggtCATTTCGGTCTATTTCAAGTGTTTTGGGACGTTTCGGTAAATACCGGCTGAAATTTAAGATTTGGCCGGCATGAAgcttgtgcttaaaaaaaaaaaaatgttcttaaaaccaaaacaaatttgcattctgtacaccgaaaaacctcaaaaggaaaaaaaaatatgaaaagaaaagaaatgaacaaatgTAACcgtacaataaactataagttcatttgaaatattaataaaattattaattattgttgtttagttgtttcattaatttgtttatcttttataaactataattataaaatttgttatttcatgaattataaaattattaattattatttagcctaacataatttaatttatttgtcttttataatgtattggttaatttaattatacaactttaattattgttgtttagcgtaacaataaattatattgcattaatttgtttgtcattaattatactgctttaatttgttatattgtttagcccCTTGTACATATTACACATTTCATGTATAGCACAATAATTAAAGTAGTGTAATGTGCAGCACATTACActgttttaattattgtttacccGGCCCCAGCCCATCAGCCCATCTACTCCTCCCACTCAACAAACAAGCACAAGCCTAATGCCCCAATCACAATAACttgccaataaaaaaatttcacaatcacaatACACAGtacatgtttctcaaaaaaaaaaaaaaaaaacaatacacaGTACACATTATACTAAgagatattgagtaaagttagatattaaagaataaagagagagaaccaTTCAGTGAGAACCATTCAttactttcatttcattttttcatttcagtgagataaagagagagagagactgagagactgagagagattcagagagaaaaagagagaaataccttgagggagggaGCACCGAGCGGCGAGCGGCGAGCACCGAGCTGCGAGCGGCGAGCTCCAAGCACTGAGCACCAGAGTAGAGCAATCTGCGATCTGCGATGAGGGACGAGCGAGCGACGGCGCCAATGAGCGATCTACGGCTACGACGACGTGACCTGCGATCGATCTACGGCGATGGCGTCGACGTGaccgtgggtttggttttggaccTTTGGTTTGCTCTGTATTGGGGCTTGGTTTTCTCTGCCAGTGACGTGACCGTGGGTAAGGGTTTGATTTCTGATTCTCTgcgttggtttttttttttttttttttttttttttgagaatccgtggGTGGGTTTGCTACCTCTGTAATCTATTGGGCTTGCCGTGGGCTTGGTTTGCCGTGGGCATGGCTCggttacaatatatatatatatatatttttttttttttttttcagattttagttcaattttttttgggttttttttttttttttttgcttgaaagtagaacagataattttttttttttttttttaatttgaggacGTTTCTAATTTTGTGactgagggtgttcctaattttgtgatcagggtgttcctaatacagcttaaatataattttttttttttaataatttttttcagttcagggtgttcctgggaacaccctgagtTGTACGTGGCGCCGCCACtgcttattttctatttaatacttcaatagatgtcaaagggtattaatttccactgaGTCTTTGGTTCAAGGAACTTGACATgacttaatttctgtttaatacttcaatagatgggGGAACACATGATATGTGATTGGGATGAATTAAGGAAAGACTAAACAGGgctacttttattaataataatacctctttaggttgtttacattccaaggatggagtACAGTTTTTTCGTCTAGATCCTCCAAATAGTATGCACCTATTCCTGCCACTGAGGTGATTCGATACGACACTTCCCAGTTAGGCCCTAATTTTCCCCAGGCTGGATTTTTGGTAGTCTCCAAAACTTTTCTCAACACCAAATCTCCTAGGGCCAACGGTCTTAGCTTTACATTGGtatcataaccttgcttgagcttatgTTGGTAGTAGGCCAGTTGGACCATTGCATTCTCTCTTCGTTCTTCGATCAAGTCTAGACTTTTTTCCAACAACCCATCATTGCCGTCCGAGGTAAATGCATTTGTTCTCAACGTCGGGAAACCTGTTTCCAGAGGGATTACAGCCTCGGCCCCATATGTCATTGAGAAAGGGGTCTCTCCAGTTGACCGTCGAGGCGTTGTTTGATACGTCCAAAGGACATGCGGTaattcctccacccattttccctttgcatcgtccaacctctttttaagtccattcactataaccttgttgacagcttcagcttgcccatttccttgcgGATAGGttggagtggaatatctattctttatccCTAGATCAGAACAGTACTGCCTGAAAGttttgctatcaaattgaaggccattaTCCGAGATGAGGGTATGGGGAACCCCGAATTGAGTAACAATATTCTTTCAGATAAACCTTTTGACATCCACATCTCTGATATTAGCCAAAGGTTTAGCTTCgacccacttggtgaaataatcTGTGCTGACCAGCAGATACTTTTTATTTCCTAGTGCTTTAGGGAAAGGGCCCAGAATATCTaaaccccattgagcaaaaggccaagggttGGAAAGAGGATTAAGAACTCCTCCAGGCTGGTGAATGTTTGGCGTGAATCTCTGACACtgatcacattttctaacatattcttgtgcttccttttgcatgcccggccaccagtatccttgagtAATGGCCCGGTGAGATAAGGATCTTCCTCTTGAGTGACTTTcgcaaattccttcatgtagTTCTTCTAGGAGTAATTTTGATGCCTCGGGATGTACACAAAGCAGATATGGTCCAGAAAAAGAACGTTTGTACAACTTTTTATCCTCGGAcagccaaaaccgaggagctttcTTTCGTACTTTCTCAGCTTCTAACTTCTCTTCAGACAATATATCCCTTTCAAGGAATTGCAGTATATGATCCATCCAGCTCGGCCCTAACTTGATTTGATGGACCTGGAGCAAGTCTCTCTTTATTGGGGTAGGGGTGCATAAGTCTTCGACAAGTATCACTCGGGGTAAATCCTGTGTCGAGGAAGtggcaagggtagccaaggaGTCTGCATGGGTATTTCCACTTCTGAGAATATGCGATAAGTCGAAGAATTCAAACTTTGTTTGCATACGCCTAACTTGGCCCAGATATTCTTGCATTCTTGTATCTTGAGCATCCAATTCCCCTTTCACCTGGCCTACGACCAgtcttgaatctgagaacatTTCCACTGTCTTTCCACCTATTTTCTGAACCATCACCATTACTATCAACAAAGCTTCATATTCTGCTTCGTTGTTTGTAGCCGAGAACCCCAACCTCAAAGATTTTTCAATGGTGATCTTCTCAGGAGATACCAGAACCAGCCCCATTCCTGATCCCCACTGGTTTGctgctccatccacatataCTTTCTAGGGTGGGGGATATTGTGCAGAGATTAGGCcaactgatttttcatccatgccaGGCTGCTTCACAATTATTTCTTTAGGAAATTCAGTACACTCGGCTACTAGATCGGCGAGGACCTGGCCTTTTACAGAGGTATGAGGCATATACTCGATGTCAAAATCCCCTAGAATCGTGCCtcatttagcaatcctcccgGTATAATCCGTGCTTCAAAGTATTGACTTGAGCGGTAATTGGGTTAGAACAACCACGATGTGCGCTTGGAAATAGTGGGGGAGTTTTCGTGTAGCATGTACTACTGCCAAGATGGCCTTCTCCAGTGATAAATAccgcacctcggcttcatgaagTGACTTACTTACGTAATAGACTGGTCTTTGGATGCCACTGTCTACTCGTATCAAAATGAAGCTTACCGCATAAGAGGCTATCGCCGGGTAGGCAAACAGAACCTTGTCCACCATCGGACTGGACATGGTGGGCAGCCGAGATAGGTATTCTTTAAGCTGTTGAAATGCTACAACACACTCCtcagtccattcaaatcctttccatttatgcagcaaaaggaaaaagggtctaCACCTATCTGCTGACCTGGAGATAAATCGGTTTAAAGCAGCAGTCATCTCGGTCAATTTTTGGATCTCCTTGGGGTTCCGAGGTGGTTGCAAGCTATTAATGGCCTTGATCTGATCAGGGTTCACCTCAATTCCCCTGTGAGTCACCATGTAGCCCAAGAACTTTCCTGAGCTTATACCAAACGAACACTTGGAAGCATTCAGGCGTAACTTGTGCTttctcaaaattccaaaaatatctGTAAGATCTCCCACATGCTCATTCACCACTTgctctttacaaccatatcatcaatataGACTTCAATGCTCCTGCCCAACTGGGGTTCAAATATTTTTGTCATCATCCGTTGATAATTAGACcttgcatttttcaaaccaaaaggcatcactttgtagtgaTAGTTTCCAGTGGGAGTGACAAAGGCTGTCTTTTCCTGATCGCCCAACGCTAatggtatttggtgatatccttgaaaggcatccaaaaaactcatctgAGGATGGCCCACTGTCGCATCCACCAATTGATCTATTCGAGGCATAGGGAAAGGATCTTTGGGACAAGCCTTTGAGGTTCGTGAAGTCCATACACACACGCCATTtcctagttttcttttttaccaccaccgtgttaGCTAACCACTGAGGAtagaaaacttccttgataaCCTTTGCTTGTTTGATCTTTGTTACTTCATTTTTGACAGCCTCGGCGTGCTCTTTTGACGGACATCGAGGTGGCTATCTATTCGAAGTGATGGAAGGGTTAACATTCAGATGATgacaaatgaaacttggatcTACACTCGGGGCTTCATATGCGCTTCATGTGAAcacatcaaaattttttctaaggaattcaaccaaTTGTTCCCTCTCCTGCAGAGGCAGTTGAGCTccaacctgaaagaacttctccggatcATCGCCAACAATTACCCTATTAAGATCTTCACATTTCGCTTCGTCGGTTGGTCCATTAAAGGGCAACGCCGGAGTTTCTAATTGCTATAAGCCATTATCAGTGGTGGCCGAGATTTCGACCTTAGGCCGATGTTGGATGGCCGCTACCAGGCATTGTTTGGCTGTAGATTGATTTCCTAATATCTCCAAAACCTAGCCTCCAGATGGGTACTTTATCTTTTGGTGAAGAGTAAAGGAGATGGCCCCCAAGGTATGAAGCCAGGGTCTGCCCATAATGGCCGTGTATGGAGAGAAAGCATCTAcaacaatgaagtccacctccaccacatctgGGCCGGTCTGCACAAGTAATCTGATTTGACCTTTCAGAAAGACCATTTTACCTTCAAAACTCACTAGAGGAGAACTGTAAGCTGTTAAGTTTTCAGGTTTCAAATTTAGCCCCTTATAtaagtcagggtacattattTCAGCTCCGCTGCCTTGgtcaatcatcacccttttcacatcgtacCCACCAATTCTAAGTGTAACCACtaaagcatcatcatggggctgtATGATTCCAAGTTTGTCCTTGTCTGAAAAACCTAACACCAGTGGGATGCCCATCTTGACTCTCTTAGGCATTGAGCTGGATTTCTCAGCTAGGTAACGAGATACTGACATTACTCTGGAAGGACAAGATCCGGTCCTCCCCGGGACAGCAAAAGTGACATTTATTGTACTAAGAgggagtcttgaagaagcatctccTCAAAGCTTCGAACCCGTTTGGCTTCCCCGACCATTGGAATGACGCAAGAGTTGCTTCAACTTCCCTTCCCGGACTAGTTGGTTTAGATGGTCCCACAAGTTTTTGCAATCCTCGGTGGTGTGTCCATGATCCTAATGATATTGGCAGTAAAGGTTTTGGTTGTGCCTCATAGGATCTCctgccatcttgttcggccatttaAAGAATAGCTCGTTTTTAATCTTTTCTAGAACCTGTTGTACTAGTTCTCAGAATACGGCATTAACCACCTGGGTGTTGGCAGATCCTGGTTGCCCAACAAAATCTTTCCGAGGTCGATTATTATTGTACctgtccgacctgaaatccttcctctcctgagggatcacCTCTTTCCTTTCCCCTGTATTTGGTCTTTTTCTACCTTTCTGTACTTGTCAATCTGATCCATAAGTTGGCGCACACTGGTAATAGGCTTACCAGTCAGAGATTTCCTCAGGTCATGCTCGGCTGGGAGGCCAGCCTTGAAAGTACTAATGGCCACATCGTCATAGTCTCCGTTTATTTCGTTAAATATCTCCTAGTATTTATCTGAGTAGGCCTTCAGAGTTTCCCCCTCCTGCATGGACATAGATAACAAGGATCTCAAATGCCAAGGAACCTTGCTACAAGTGATAAAGCGAGCACCAAAGGGCCGGGTGAGTTTCTTAAAGGAATCAATAGAATTCACCCTTAAACCATTGAACCACTTTATCGCCACTGGGCCTAAGCTAGATGGaaagaccttacacatcaaagcctcatcTTTAGAATGAATAGCCATCCTTTCATTGAAATGACTAACATGTTCCACTGAATCTGTTTGaccattataaatggtgaacGTAGGTTGATGGAATCAGATTCGCACCTTTTATATTTCGCGTGAAGGGTGACTTAGAAACCTGACTCAACgccttgttcatggcatcgttCCCTAGGCCTCTACGAGGCGGGCTCTTATATCTATGTCTATGGTGATACTCCTCGTCGTAGGAGAAAGTCTCGCTGGACGGACTTCTGGATCTCAGTCTATAGCTAGCACCATCTGTCTCCTTAGAGGATAGCTTGGAGTTGGGTGATGGATGTCTTCGCTGTGCGTGGTGCAATTCCCTCTTCAATTTATCGATTTCACGTTGCATGTCCCTATCATTCTTTGCATGGGAAACACGGCTCTTCCCTCGGGACTGGCTTTTACTAGTATGAACTgtgtgcacacttccctcacgatctCCTCTCCGTTCGAGGCTCCTACGTGGATTGCTATGTTAAGAACCCCTTGATTCTGCTTGGTGTAGATTAGCATCCACTTGGAGTGGTCCTGTCGTTGCCTGGTGTGGACCTGTTTCTTCCATCTCAAACGTTGTACCCGAATCTCTTTCAGAATAGATCAAGTCCTCCctatagacggcgccaattgtaaggattGAATTTGGATTAGACCTAGTATAAGATAGGGTTTTAAcccaacaagcccaaacaatgaatttgtagagcgtgggtgaaagaactaATTCTACTCCAGAAGAAAGATAATAAAAGTTGCTGATTTAAGATCATTAAACACAAGTAAGATAAGAAAATATGTCTTCGGCACGGCCGGAGGAGCTTATGTTATAATGTCTTGTTTATGAACAAAGTTACAAGAGTTCACAgtattattacaaaaatttcttgatttttttccgatcccctttTTTAGGCCACCttcccatgctatatactacCATTTTGGTATCATCtctaccatacacgtgtaggttagattctagGAACTCTTTCTTGTCCtatccaacacctcccagaaccatcaactagtaactgtaaggctgcttgactactgttcaggtatcacctccacattaatgcggccagagagttagttgggaggcatttaatgtggaggtagcagcttttgaagatatttgttacCTCCCTTTGCTTATCCCTTATCCAATGTCCGACTCTTAATTGTGATGCAACCTTGAAGAGTGTCCAGGATGATAAGACATTCTTACTAACCTTAGATCTCCGTTTCCGAGATGACTTTTCTTCTCGGACGTATTTTGGACTATCACATacaatctttatttcttcttcttataccaTTCCCATTATAACTTTATTTGACCATCCTCAGATTGGTTAATATCCTTGGATTGGGGCATAGGCCTAATTCATACAGTTTTAATAGTACCTTCTAGATAATTGGCCCCCACATTACCTATTTGTGAggttaactaaaataattttataaaatcttaaattgattaagaaattataccattgcatgatttgctcttgtataattttaatttgtgttaaaattttatgaagaaGTCATTGTTTGAATGTGCAATGACTTAAGAATAcaattcagatattaaaacttctgaaagaccaaaaaatattaaagaattagATGATTTactgcttagaaattattgaaacaaaacaaaatatatatgactaaacaatagataaatataaaagaaagatgtgttacatttaaaagaataatccatggttataattattgaaagaaatcaaaagattcagagtctacaaattatagataatatatatgtgtgtgtgtgtgtgtgtgtgtgtgattacacaaatttagatgttaaaacttccaaaatatcaaaaaagatatataatcaaagaataagttattgaaacaatctaaaaattacatgaaaaaccataaaataaattttttttttaaatgaagtagaggagaagaaaataacagaaGAAGAGCTCATAACTCTACctggctttaaaaaaaatattggggtttgcactacttttatagtgttcatgattaacctcgcaaatttgaagataaattatcaacgtttgagtttaagttgaacTTGTTAGAGAGAGGGTTTCACtctttgttaagtttggactaaacaaaaataatgatatgGCAAGCTCTAGAGAGGTCAATAAAAAGTCAAAgatttcggttatatatatattgattatgaataaaaattttatttcataagcTAAAAAGAACAACATACCAAACATGACATTTTGAAAATAGGGCAAGGCAATCTCCATATCCAACATAAGACTTTTTTTTAACACCCTCACCTACAAATACACAAATATGTTGCCAACCATATCCTCAATTAAACGTCCTAGATAAGTGAATGAAGATCCACCATCCATCACAGCCTTCCTACCActctctcccatctctctcACCCTTCTACTCACATTATTGTTTGTCTCCATGACACATCTTATCAGTGGCGGACCAGGAATTTAggtcggggggggggggggagattaAAAGACAAtattgaaagtaaaaaattaatcaatattaataacaaaataaataagcaaCTATATGCTAATGTAATTGTCATACAGAATCTAacataaaatgtaaactttaatttattttttcacacctATCTTAAGTTACTCAATTGCCCTCAACGATTTTCCATATTTTGAAACCGTTGCATGATTTCTTCACACTCAATAGtcttgaatatatttttctcaatatatGTAACTAAGCAATCATTCATTCGTTGATCTCCTATTCGATTGtgtaatcaattttttattatgttcaTTGCTGAAAATGCTCTTTCAACAGTAGCTGTTACAACTGGTAAGATCAATACCAAGGTCACTAATGAGTAAACCAATGGATATGAAACATCCTTTTTCATTTCTACTATCTTTTCAGCAAGCTATCCAATTCCTTTAAGTGCTAAAAACTCTTCAATGGACCACATGTCATGGATGTATGTCTCAAGTTGGTTATCCAAGAAAGAAACTTGAACTTTTGAAAAATCACTTGGATAAAACTGAGCAAGCTGAATCAATTTCTCATTATTGAATGCTGCAAATAAGTTATCTAGGTTCAAACAGTCAACACAAAGTAGtaatttagaattttcaaaacGACTATTAAGTTCCTGAAGTTGCATAtctataatattataaaaaagatCCACTTGATAATGATGtgaatttttcatgttttgagctTTTCGTTGTGATCTATGTTGATATAAATCATCCATATCAAGGAcatcaatattattttttgcacAAAATGCAAAAACCTCCTCTAGCAAAGAGTTCCACCCATCATTTCTCATGACTTGTAAACGTTGCTTTGAAATGTCAACCAACTTCATAGCATTCACAATATCTTGATCTTTTCATTGTAATGCCTGTGACAACTCATTACTTATGCCAAGCACACCTTTCATCAAATGTAAATCAAACATGAATTCAAATGTTTGTAGTAAACCAATTAAGATATTTGCTTCTGCTCTTTGATTAGAATCTAAACCATCTTCTATAATAGTTTCAATCACATCAATTGTAGAAGAAAACATGTGAATAAGATTAAAAGTGCACCATAATAAGAACTCTAACGTGTATCTCCAGGTCTTTTTAGATTCATTTCTTGATTCAAGCCATGACCAGttgaaatttcattattttttagtgcTTTTATAACTTAAGCACTACATT
The sequence above is drawn from the Quercus robur chromosome 7, dhQueRobu3.1, whole genome shotgun sequence genome and encodes:
- the LOC126691308 gene encoding uncharacterized protein LOC126691308, coding for MSVSRYLAEKSSSMPKRVKMGIPLVLGFSDKDKLGIIQPHDDALVVTLRIGGYDVKRVMIDQGSGAEIMYPDLYKGLNLKPENLTAYSSPLVSFEGKMVFLKGQIRLLVQTGPDVVEVDFIVVDAFSPYTAIMGRPWLHTLGAISFTLHQKIKYPSGG